GACTGACAAGCATGGCAACGTGCTTCCTGATGTGTATCTTCTACCGTCAGGCTCAACAATAGAGGACCTTGCTAGGCAGATCCATAGTGACCTTGCTAAGAACTTGCTACATGCTATAGATATAAGGGATGGCCTTCGCCTCCCAAAAGATTACCATATAAAGGATAGAGATGTAGTTTCAATCGTTTCTGCAACTAAGAAGAAATAACCCATGCGGATGGTAGATGATCATTGTTAGGACTAGATGTTATGTTTATCTGTGCAATAACCTCCTTCCAGTACTGAACAATTCCATTTATGTATTTACCAATGCCCTGTGGCTCCGGGCTTTTGGGAATTACCGCAAAACTTGCCAGTATTGGTAGTGCAACTATTAGTGCAACTATTACCCATTTGAGGAATCCCATCAAGGTTGAACTTAATTAATTTAATAAAACATGGTTAGCTATCACGTATAGAGTTCATAGCCTAAGGTTCTTTACTTATATCACCTCATCTAAAATAAATATTTCAAATCAGAATTCACAAACAAATAACATTCCACTAATCGTGGTAGACAATTGGAGCAGGCTCTTTATATTGTTCCCCTCCCCTCTTTGATTTCACATCGTGCGGTCTTTTGTGCAAGTGTATGGCAGAGCTTAAATTCTTATTTGCACTGCATAGTACAGCTAAAAATACATGTTCTAACTCTGCCGACTAATACAAACAAACAAACTAAGCCAATTTTTTCCAAACAGTCCTTCCTTTGTGATCCATCAGCTCGATCCCCATTGATTTCAATTGTTCTCGTATTTCATCAGCTTCCGCATACTTTTTCAATACTCTTAACTCATTCCTTCTAGCAATCATATTTTCTATTTCCTGCCTTTCCTTTTCACTAACTTCGCCTAACTTCAAACCGAACACAAACATAATGGCGTTAAATGCTGGTTTTAGTGTATTAGCAACGCTTTTGCTTAACTTATCAGCAGCAGCATACCTGTTTATAGCTCTAACGAATGATGTGAATGCCGCTAGGGCGTTCCGCGTATTGAAATCGTCGTCCATTGAACTGGTAAATTCTTCAACAGCTTTTTCAGCAAGTTTCTTTGCCTCCTGAATAGCATCATTCTCTCCTTCGGCAAATTCCAATTCATACGCACAGGTCTCAATGTCACGCCATCTGGCCAGTGCGTCTATAAGCAGCTGATCGTCGTAATCAAGGGTCTTTCTATAATGACCTGACAGACAATATATCCTGATAGCATTCGCACCCCATTTCTTCAGGGCAGCATGTATAGGCTCTATATTCTTCAAAGATTTGGCCATCTTCTCTCCGCGTATGGTAACCATGCCAACATGCACCCAGTGCTTTGCAAACATATTGCCTGTGTAGCATTCAGACTGTGCAATCTCATTTTCATGATGCGGAAATATGAGGTCTTCGCCTCCCCCATGTATTTCAAAACCATTGCCAAGATACTTTAGACTCATGGCAGAGCATTCTATATGCCATCCCGGTCTACCTTTTCCCCAAGGGCTATCCCATACTGGTCCATCTGCATAGAGTTTCCATAAAGCAAAATCCAGCGGATCTCTCTTACTTGGATCCACTTCTACCCTAGCACCTGCCTGCAGCTCATTAATTGGTTTCTTCGAAAGTTTCCCGTACTCCTTGTCTGCAGAGACATGGAAATAAACTCCATTGTCAGTCAAGTAAGCAAAATTCCTGTCTATCAACCCTTTAATGAGTTCCTGCATTTCTTTAATATGGTCGGTAGCTTTTGGATACTCGTCAGCTCTCATTACGTTTAATGCATCAAAATCTTCAAAATACTGTCTGATGAACCTTTCAGACAATTCCTTGGGTTCTATGCCCAGCTGCTTAGAAGTGTTGATTATCTTGTCATCAACATCGGTGAAGTTTTGCACGAACCTTACCTTGTAACCCTTGTGAATAAGGTAACGTCTTAGAACGTCAAACAATATCACAGTTCTCGCATGCCCTAGATGGCTGTAATCGTACACAGTTACACCGCATAGGTAAATTCTGATCTGATTATCCTTAGGTTGAACTTCTTCTATCTTGCCCGTAAGGGTGTTGTATAATTTCATATCTAACCCCTTCTACAGAATTCTTCAACAACATCTATCTTGTTAGCAATAACAGCCCTATTTCCTCTTACAATTATTGGTCTTAGCAATAATCCCGGGTGTTTAGCTATCAGTTCTACAAGTTCCTCTTCACTATATTTCTTCTTATCAAGTTGTAGCTCTCGGTACATTTTATCCTTCTTCCTTAAAACATCCCGCGCTGACAAACCAGCCATTTCTAGTAAAGACCTTATGTCCTCCTTGGAAAGTTTATCCTTGAAAAAGTCGTGAAGTTGAAACTTCACATTATTAGAATCTAACTTCTTTATCGCCTTTCTACATGTCATACATGTTGGCTTGTAATATACCTTCACGCCCTCGGCCATTGCAACAAATAATTTTAGTAAGGATATTAAGTCTTTATCAATCCTTTCAAAATACAGATCTTAGGCATCTCTCGTTTATGCATGCTGTTTTCATACATCTTTCTTATCTTCATCACTTTTCTGATTGGTATCTGAAGCTGTTGTGCTGTCTTTTGTGGCGAATATTTTTTATCAAACATGCAGTAGAGTATGCTGTCTATCTCTTCATACGGCATCCCTATCTCATCCTCTGCTAAATGTTTCTTCCACAACATCGGTGCTATCTTTTTGGTTAGTATACGGGAGGGTAGTCTCAAGTTGTAACCAAAGGCTCTTACTTGTATTTTATACAACGATGCAATCGGCAGTATATCTGCGGCACCGTCACCATATTTTGTAAAGTAGCCTATCAGCAACTCACTTCTGTCACTTGTCCCCAGCACAAGCATATTTTTCAGGTTGGCGTAGTAGTATAGAGTACACATCCTCAGCCTAGCAAGGAGGTTGCCCGATGCCAGTTTGTTTGGTCGCATCTTGCGAACCATGTTAGAATGAATCTCGCTCAGATCGATAATCTCATACTTTACCTTCAATCTCTTGCATAACCCTATAGCATCATCAATGTCACGCGTTGGTGTTACTCCGTAGCTCGGAAGTATTAATGCGTGCACCTTTTTAGTGGCTTCTCTTGCCAGTGCAACGGTAACTGATGAGTCAAGGCCCCCACTAAGACCTACAACAAAACCATTCTTTCCTGAAGATACGAGTTCATTCTTCATGAACGAAACTATTCTTTGCCTTACCTTTCCATAATCTAGCGATGTTATCTCCTGGGTTAGCAACCAGAAGCATAGATGTTATATGGATAATAAACTATTAGTAAAACTCATTCTAGTCTATATCTATATAGATGTCGTTGCCCTTTACCTCAACCCTATACGTGACAAGTTTTACACCTTTCAAATAATCAAGCAGCTCCCCTGTCCTTACGTTGTAGTGCCAGAAATGCCAAGGGCATTCTACAATCTCACCCTGTAGCATGCCTTCTGCTAGAGGACCGTCTTGGTGCCTGCATAATGCTTCTAAAGCGTAAAAAGTTCCATTCATATTAAAAACAGCCACCTGCTTGCCACCGACTACGAATTCCTTTCCTTTTCCTACAGCTATGCTATCCCGCGATCCGATCCTTGTCCAAGTCATTTTAGCATGATTTTTATTAATATGTTATATTATGCTTGTGCTGTGAGCAAAATAGCAGACCCAAAACTAGCTGAGGGGGGCCGCTTGTCATACGAATGGGCGGATTCGCACATGCAGATATTGTCTAAAACAGTTGAGAAGCTGGAGAAGAACAAGCCGTTGCACGACGTAAGGGTTGGTTTCTGTTTGCATATTACAAAAGAAACATCTGCTCTAGCAATGAGTGCTAAAAAACTTGGTGCAAGCGTAAGCATATGTGCTGCTAATCCTTTATCAACACAGGATGATATTGCTGCATTTCTTGCATCGCAGGGAATCAATGTTTATGCATGGCGCGGTGAAACCTCCCAACAATATTTTGATTGTATAAGGAGTGTAATTCGTGACAAACCAGATGTGATTACTGATGATGGAGCAGATATGCATACGACATTGCATAAAGAAAAGGAATTTTCAAGGATACAGCCAATGGGTGGTACTGAGGAAACTACTACTGGTGTTGTTCGGTTAAAGGCGCTAGAGAATGATGGATTACTGCGTTATCCAGTTATCGCTGTTAACAATGCACACACAAAGCATCTCTTTGACAACAGGTATGGTACCGGTCAGAGTACTATAGATGGCATATTGCGAGCTACATCCTTGCTAATAGCAGGCAAGAACGTTGTTGTTTGCGGATATGGATGGGTGGGAAGGGGTATAGCCAATAGAGCTAGAGGATTCAATGCCAAAGTGTATGTTACGGAAATTGATCCTGTAAAGGCGCTGGAGGCACATATGGATGGCTTTTATGTCCTTCCTATGAAGGAAGCTGCAAGAATAGGTGACATTTTCATTACAGCAACGGGACAGACAAGTGTCGTTAGAGGAGAACATCTAGAAAGCATGAAGGAAGGGGCAATACTTGTGAATGCTGGTCACTTTGATGTTGAAGTGGATACAAAATATCTAAGAAGCAACAGCAAGTCGAGACGATTAGTAAGAAACAATCTTGAAGAATACACATTGAAGAGCGGAAAGAAGTTGTATCTAGTAGGCGAGGGCAGGATAGCAAATTTGGTGGCAGCGGAAGGACACCCGCCAGAAGTTATGGCCCTGTCGTTTTCCAATCAGTTGCTCTCCATAATCTATATTACTAAAAACCATTCTACAATGCCAAAAGCAGTGCATGATGTTCC
Above is a window of Nitrososphaerales archaeon DNA encoding:
- a CDS encoding arsenate reductase family protein; this encodes MAEGVKVYYKPTCMTCRKAIKKLDSNNVKFQLHDFFKDKLSKEDIRSLLEMAGLSARDVLRKKDKMYRELQLDKKKYSEEELVELIAKHPGLLLRPIIVRGNRAVIANKIDVVEEFCRRG
- the cysS gene encoding cysteine--tRNA ligase produces the protein MKLYNTLTGKIEEVQPKDNQIRIYLCGVTVYDYSHLGHARTVILFDVLRRYLIHKGYKVRFVQNFTDVDDKIINTSKQLGIEPKELSERFIRQYFEDFDALNVMRADEYPKATDHIKEMQELIKGLIDRNFAYLTDNGVYFHVSADKEYGKLSKKPINELQAGARVEVDPSKRDPLDFALWKLYADGPVWDSPWGKGRPGWHIECSAMSLKYLGNGFEIHGGGEDLIFPHHENEIAQSECYTGNMFAKHWVHVGMVTIRGEKMAKSLKNIEPIHAALKKWGANAIRIYCLSGHYRKTLDYDDQLLIDALARWRDIETCAYELEFAEGENDAIQEAKKLAEKAVEEFTSSMDDDFNTRNALAAFTSFVRAINRYAAADKLSKSVANTLKPAFNAIMFVFGLKLGEVSEKERQEIENMIARRNELRVLKKYAEADEIREQLKSMGIELMDHKGRTVWKKLA
- a CDS encoding NAD+ synthase, translating into MLTQEITSLDYGKVRQRIVSFMKNELVSSGKNGFVVGLSGGLDSSVTVALAREATKKVHALILPSYGVTPTRDIDDAIGLCKRLKVKYEIIDLSEIHSNMVRKMRPNKLASGNLLARLRMCTLYYYANLKNMLVLGTSDRSELLIGYFTKYGDGAADILPIASLYKIQVRAFGYNLRLPSRILTKKIAPMLWKKHLAEDEIGMPYEEIDSILYCMFDKKYSPQKTAQQLQIPIRKVMKIRKMYENSMHKREMPKICILKGLIKT
- a CDS encoding adenosylhomocysteinase, producing MSKIADPKLAEGGRLSYEWADSHMQILSKTVEKLEKNKPLHDVRVGFCLHITKETSALAMSAKKLGASVSICAANPLSTQDDIAAFLASQGINVYAWRGETSQQYFDCIRSVIRDKPDVITDDGADMHTTLHKEKEFSRIQPMGGTEETTTGVVRLKALENDGLLRYPVIAVNNAHTKHLFDNRYGTGQSTIDGILRATSLLIAGKNVVVCGYGWVGRGIANRARGFNAKVYVTEIDPVKALEAHMDGFYVLPMKEAARIGDIFITATGQTSVVRGEHLESMKEGAILVNAGHFDVEVDTKYLRSNSKSRRLVRNNLEEYTLKSGKKLYLVGEGRIANLVAAEGHPPEVMALSFSNQLLSIIYITKNHSTMPKAVHDVPKEIDSQVAINALEAMGVRIDKQTQEQIKYARSWG
- a CDS encoding Rieske 2Fe-2S domain-containing protein; the protein is MTWTRIGSRDSIAVGKGKEFVVGGKQVAVFNMNGTFYALEALCRHQDGPLAEGMLQGEIVECPWHFWHYNVRTGELLDYLKGVKLVTYRVEVKGNDIYIDID